One genomic window of Cydia strobilella chromosome 11, ilCydStro3.1, whole genome shotgun sequence includes the following:
- the LOC134745548 gene encoding kelch-like protein 10 has protein sequence MSVTATDKQVSTAVFSKGMEFHSKHRKLFKTKNSVRTPAASKPRLSKKKVVLRKRKCVCLPENYSVVEFPTIWNELRQNGQLCDGTIMCRDIKSIRVHRAILSAVSPYFKALFINSLKKGEQEETEIFVDVPSIYMSLILDYAYTGTCAVTVENVEHLLPYADQFDVVGVIQLCCQFLLHELRPHNCLGIFKFAKYYFCGELEKKGKLYIRQNFNRVLKECNEFKSLSFEELEDILRDDELNVRNEEIVFQAVKTWVEHDLENRRKNIPSLLSCIRFGHISYTYFKSKILQWQPVIDDDKCQESLYPAVVFLTVLDSRPGTEADLNDPLARPRIPYEVLFAVGGWSAGSPTSFVETYDTRADRWFLSIHMDLTPRAYHGLCTLNNLIYMIGGFDGSDHFNTVRCYDPVTNTWHERACMYQARCYVSVVAHDGLIYALGGYNGRTRMASVERYYPDKNQWEMTTPMNKQRSDASAASLGGKIYIVGGFNGQEVLSSAEMFDSDTRQWTLIRSMLSPRSGVSLIAYRDCLYALGGFNGYSRLNTVERLNPHPGSDWLSDWQEVTEMFSARSNFATVLLDDMIFVIGGFNGSTTIPHVECYDGDTHEWYDAAPMNLNRSALSACVIAGLPNARSFSYLAKAVPAAGADQAHHS, from the exons ATGTCTGTCACCGCGACAGATAAACAAGTTTCGACCGCCGTATTTTCAAAAGGGATGGAATTTCATTCGAAACACCGAAAAttattcaaaactaaaaattctGTTCGTACTCCTGCAGCCTCAAAACCACGACTAAGCAAGAAGAAGGTAGTTCTACGGAAGCGGAAATGCGTGTGTTTGCCAGAAAATTATTCAGTAGTAGAGTTCCCTACGATTTGGAATGAGCTGCGCCAGAATGGGCAGCTCTGCGACGGCACCATCATGTGCCGGGACATTAAATCAATTCGCGTGCACCGAGCCATTCTATCAGCCGTTAGTCCCTACTTCAAAGCGTTATTTATAAATTCCCTTAAGAAGGGAGAGCAAGAAGAAACGGAAATTTTTGTAGACGTTCCTAGCATTTACATGTCTCTTATACTAGACTACGCTTACACAGGGACTTGTGCAGTAACCGTAGAAAATGTGGAGCACTTACTTCCATATGCGGACCAATTTGACGTCGTTGGGGTTATTCAGTTATGCTGCCAGTTTCTATTGCACGAGTTGAGACCTCACAACTGCCTAGGGATATTCAAATTCGCTAAATATTACTTCTGCGGTGAATTAGAGAAGAAAGGAAAGTTGTATATAAGGCAGAACTTTAATAGAGTACTTAAGGAGTGTAATGAATTTAAGTCGCTTTCGTTCGAAGAGTTAGAGGACATATTAAGGGATGACGAGCTGAATGTTCGAAACGAGGAGATCGTGTTCCAAGCGGTGAAGACTTGGGTGGAGCACGATTTGGAAAATAGACGGAAGAACATTCCGTCGTTACTGTCTTGTATTCGATTTGGTCATATAAgctatacttattttaaatcaaaaatattacagTGGCAACCTGTTATAGACGATGAC AAATGTCAAGAGTCGCTGTACCCCGCCGTGGTGTTTCTCACCGTCTTGGACTCCCGACCGGGGACCGAAGCAGACCTAAACGACCCGTTGGCGAGACCTCGCATTCCGTATGAGGTCCTATTTGCCGTGGGAGGCTGGAGCGCCGGAAGTCCTACGAGTTTTGTGGAGACTTACGATACGAG GGCCGACCGCTGGTTCCTCTCAATCCACATGGACCTCACACCGCGCGCGTACCACGGGCTCTGCACACTTAACAACCTGATCTACATGATCGGCGGCTTCGATGGCAGTGACCATTTCAACACAGTCCGGTGTTATGATCCGGTGACCAACACGTGGCATGAACGGGCCTGCATGTATCAGGCGAGGTGTTACGTCAGCGTGGTGGCGCATG ATGGCCTAATCTATGCCCTCGGAGGCTACAATGGCCGCACTCGCATGGCGTCCGTGGAGCGCTACTACCCCGACAAGAACCAGTGGGAGATGACCACCCCAATGAACAAGCAGCGGTCGGACGCCAGCGCCGCCTCTCTGGGCGGTAAG ATCTACATAGTAGGTGGTTTCAACGGGCAAGAAGTCCTCAGTTCGGCCGAGATGTTTGACTCTGACACCCGGCAATGGACCCTTATACGGTCCATGTTGAGTCCCCGCTCCGGCGTCAGTCTTATCGCGTACCGGGACTGTCTGTATGCCCTGGGAGGATTTAATGGCTACAGCAGACTGAACACGG tGGAACGCCTGAACCCACACCCCGGCAGCGACTGGCTGTCGGACTGGCAGGAGGTGACAGAGATGTTCAGCGCGAGGAGCAACTTCGCTACGGTTCTGCTGGACGATATGATTTTCGTCATCGGTGGATTTAACG GTTCAACCACCATCCCCCACGTGGAATGCTACGACGGCGACACCCACGAGTGGTACGACGCGGCTCCCATGAACCTCAATCGCTCTGCTTTAAGTGCCTGTGTGATAGCCGGCCTGCCAAACGCCCGATCTTTCTCTTACCTAGCTAAAGCTGTGCCAGCGGCAGGGGCAGACCAGGCACACCATTCTTAA